Proteins from a genomic interval of Kitasatospora herbaricolor:
- a CDS encoding DUF4153 domain-containing protein, with translation MSDSSIPEPSPGTPSPADAHPPVTPEPAVAGAGFAEARPADPFAAPFAAPPVPPGPQPFRPQPLPPNRLMAETAPARRSPATLRVLLAAVAAGLLAAWLLGEGVGVNLLICALAATATAGLSARAAGRRVRPWTVLWSVLAAVVLVVPVLSDAGWPTFLAVASSLGLASLALHGGRRWTGVTLALPGFLWHLVPSLPWALQALRGRDYPARDKVVPILKATAVAVVLLIVFGALFASADVAMGDVLSNLTPSVELDDLPARFLRFVLGTVLVLGFAHLAAGPRVWDRATTKPGRERGRLEWALPLTALNLMFATFTVIQVVVLAGGRDAITKNTGMSRSEYARQGFWQLMVITVLTLGVVALAKRWAPRSTPADHRLTRALLGTLCVLTLVVVGSALLRMSYYVDASGLTTLRLWVLVVEIWLGVVFLLVIAAGVLRSGSWLPRAVVLSAAVTAAVYGLMGPDAMVAEQNVARYEKSPTRQIDLRNVRDLSLDAVPALDRLPEDLRTCALQEISRALADGPAPWYATSLAESRAREILERHPIGRHPAASCSAVGFKERYSYDY, from the coding sequence ATGTCCGATTCGTCCATACCCGAGCCGTCGCCCGGCACGCCGTCGCCCGCCGACGCGCACCCCCCGGTCACCCCGGAACCGGCCGTCGCGGGGGCGGGCTTCGCCGAGGCCCGCCCCGCCGACCCGTTCGCGGCCCCGTTCGCCGCTCCGCCGGTCCCGCCGGGCCCCCAGCCGTTCCGGCCCCAGCCGCTGCCGCCGAACCGGCTGATGGCCGAGACCGCCCCCGCCCGCCGGTCGCCGGCCACCCTGCGGGTGCTGCTGGCCGCGGTGGCCGCGGGCCTGCTCGCCGCCTGGCTCTTGGGGGAGGGTGTCGGCGTCAACCTGCTGATCTGCGCCCTCGCCGCCACCGCGACGGCCGGGCTCTCCGCCAGGGCCGCCGGGCGCCGGGTCCGCCCCTGGACGGTGCTGTGGAGCGTGCTGGCCGCGGTCGTCCTGGTGGTCCCCGTGCTCTCCGACGCCGGGTGGCCGACCTTCCTGGCCGTCGCCTCCTCCCTCGGACTGGCCTCGCTCGCGCTGCACGGCGGGCGCCGCTGGACGGGCGTCACGCTGGCCCTGCCCGGCTTCCTCTGGCACCTGGTGCCCTCGCTCCCCTGGGCGCTCCAAGCCCTGCGCGGCCGGGACTACCCGGCCCGGGACAAGGTCGTGCCGATCCTCAAGGCGACCGCCGTCGCGGTGGTGCTCCTGATCGTCTTCGGCGCCCTGTTCGCCAGTGCCGACGTCGCCATGGGTGACGTGCTGTCGAACCTGACGCCCTCCGTCGAACTCGACGACCTGCCGGCCCGGTTCCTGCGGTTCGTGCTGGGGACCGTCCTGGTGCTGGGCTTCGCGCACCTCGCGGCCGGCCCCCGGGTCTGGGACCGCGCGACCACCAAGCCCGGCCGTGAGCGCGGCCGCCTGGAGTGGGCACTCCCGCTGACCGCCCTGAACCTGATGTTCGCCACCTTCACCGTGATCCAGGTCGTGGTGCTGGCGGGCGGCCGCGACGCGATCACCAAGAACACCGGGATGAGCCGCTCGGAGTACGCCCGGCAGGGCTTCTGGCAGCTGATGGTGATCACCGTCCTCACCCTCGGCGTGGTGGCGCTGGCCAAGCGGTGGGCACCGCGCTCCACGCCCGCCGACCACCGGCTGACCCGGGCACTGCTCGGCACCCTCTGCGTGCTGACCCTGGTGGTGGTCGGCTCCGCGCTGCTGCGGATGTCGTACTACGTGGACGCCTCCGGGCTGACCACGCTGCGGCTGTGGGTCCTGGTCGTGGAGATCTGGCTCGGCGTGGTCTTCCTGCTGGTGATCGCCGCCGGCGTGCTGCGCTCGGGCTCCTGGCTGCCGCGCGCCGTGGTGCTCAGCGCGGCCGTCACCGCCGCCGTGTACGGGCTGATGGGGCCGGACGCCATGGTCGCCGAGCAGAACGTGGCCCGCTACGAGAAAAGCCCGACCCGGCAGATCGACCTGCGCAACGTCCGGGACCTCTCGCTGGACGCGGTGCCGGCCCTCGACCGGCTGCCCGAGGACCTGCGGACCTGCGCGCTGCAGGAGATCAGCCGGGCGCTCGCCGACGGTCCGGCGCCCTGGTACGCCACCAGCCTGGCCGAGTCCCGGGCCCGGGAGATCCTGGAGCGGCACCCGATCGGCCGCCACCCCGCCGCCTCCTGCTCGGCGGTCGGGTTCAAGGAGCGCTATTCGTACGACTACTGA
- a CDS encoding MFS transporter, with protein sequence MAISDTLSKNSPPLGKSRGKGITLTVIAATQLMVVLDATIVNIALPQIRDVLKFSTTDLSWVINAYTLTFGGLLLLGGRAGDILGRRRVFIIGTLLFGFASLLGGFAQDSSMLLAARALQGIGGAICSPTAFALIATNFEEGPERNKAFGVFSAVAGSGAAIGLLAGGLLTEYLDWRWVFFVNVPIAALIAFAAPRYIAESERQTGRFDIPGALTSTVGLVALVYGFIRAASDGWSDPITLGSFALGLILVAAFVVIERTTAQPITPLHLFADRNRTGGLVMMLCLAAAMFGIFFYITLFVQGPLGYSPLRAGVAFLPISAAIIVAAQIASTFQAKLGPKPFMAGGAALVTIGLTWLTTLSADSGYVDGVLIPTVIFGFGMGLIFVPVMLLAVAGVAEQDTGAASGLLNSMQQIGGSLGLSILTTVFATAAADKTADLMAAAPKDVAPTKEQAAAMGNQVLAYGISQGFIVGAVLAGVALLVAVFVIKAKASDLPTGEAHGAIL encoded by the coding sequence TTGGCTATCTCCGACACACTCAGCAAGAACTCTCCGCCACTCGGCAAAAGCCGGGGCAAAGGCATCACGCTCACCGTGATCGCCGCGACCCAGCTGATGGTGGTGCTCGACGCCACGATCGTGAACATCGCGCTGCCGCAGATCCGGGACGTGCTGAAGTTCTCCACCACCGACCTCTCCTGGGTCATCAACGCGTACACCCTCACCTTCGGCGGGCTGCTGCTGCTCGGCGGCCGGGCGGGCGACATCCTCGGCCGCCGCCGGGTGTTCATCATCGGCACCCTGCTCTTCGGCTTCGCCTCGCTGCTCGGCGGATTCGCGCAGGACAGCAGCATGCTGCTGGCCGCACGCGCCCTGCAGGGCATCGGCGGCGCGATCTGTTCACCGACCGCCTTCGCGCTGATCGCCACCAACTTCGAGGAGGGGCCGGAACGCAACAAGGCGTTCGGCGTCTTCTCCGCGGTGGCCGGCTCCGGCGCCGCGATCGGCCTGCTGGCCGGCGGCCTGCTCACCGAGTACCTCGACTGGCGCTGGGTGTTCTTCGTCAACGTGCCGATCGCGGCCCTGATCGCGTTCGCCGCTCCGCGCTACATCGCCGAGTCCGAGCGCCAGACCGGCCGCTTCGACATCCCCGGTGCACTGACCTCGACGGTCGGCCTGGTCGCCCTGGTCTACGGCTTCATCCGGGCGGCCTCCGACGGCTGGTCCGACCCGATCACCCTGGGCTCCTTCGCCCTGGGCCTCATCCTGGTGGCCGCGTTCGTGGTCATCGAGCGGACCACCGCCCAGCCGATCACCCCGCTGCACCTGTTCGCCGACCGCAACCGCACCGGCGGCCTGGTGATGATGCTCTGCCTGGCGGCCGCCATGTTCGGCATCTTCTTCTACATCACCCTGTTCGTCCAGGGCCCGCTGGGCTACAGCCCGCTGCGGGCGGGTGTCGCCTTCCTGCCGATCAGCGCGGCGATCATCGTCGCGGCGCAGATCGCCTCGACCTTCCAGGCGAAGCTCGGCCCCAAGCCGTTCATGGCCGGCGGCGCCGCGCTGGTGACCATCGGGCTCACCTGGCTGACCACCCTGAGCGCCGACAGCGGCTACGTCGACGGCGTGCTGATCCCGACCGTCATCTTCGGCTTCGGGATGGGCCTCATCTTCGTGCCGGTGATGCTGCTCGCCGTGGCGGGTGTCGCCGAGCAGGACACCGGCGCAGCCTCGGGCCTGCTCAACTCGATGCAGCAGATCGGCGGCTCGCTCGGCCTGTCGATCCTGACCACGGTGTTCGCGACGGCCGCGGCCGACAAGACGGCCGACCTGATGGCCGCCGCGCCGAAGGACGTCGCGCCGACCAAGGAGCAGGCCGCGGCGATGGGCAACCAGGTGCTGGCGTACGGCATCTCGCAGGGCTTCATCGTGGGTGCCGTGCTGGCCGGGGTCGCCCTGCTGGTCGCGGTCTTCGTGATCAAGGCCAAGGCGAGCGACCTGCCGACCGGGGAAGCGCACGGCGCGATCCTCTGA
- a CDS encoding TetR/AcrR family transcriptional regulator: protein MDQVKRLQNKAGPSAVPLSSGCALVAGVAVGVAEALARPARRRGAALERAIFEATLDQLTSGGYARLTMEGVAGAARTGKAALYRRWTSKVDLVLDALRSTLPPPDDIPDLGSARSELLLLIDRFGTALESRVGGAMNALMNELDHDQAQVFKEFVVERVFDPTKAATLAILRRGELRGDVRPGAANPLVADVAPAMLMYRVKVCDGRLGEGFGVELVDEVLLPMVRR from the coding sequence ATGGATCAGGTGAAGCGACTGCAGAACAAGGCCGGCCCGTCGGCCGTGCCGCTCTCGTCCGGTTGCGCGCTGGTCGCCGGCGTCGCGGTCGGCGTCGCGGAGGCGCTCGCCAGGCCGGCCCGCCGACGCGGTGCGGCACTGGAGCGGGCGATCTTCGAAGCCACCCTCGACCAGCTCACCTCCGGCGGGTACGCGCGACTGACGATGGAGGGCGTCGCCGGCGCGGCACGCACCGGGAAGGCGGCGCTCTACCGGCGATGGACGTCCAAGGTCGACCTCGTCCTCGACGCCCTGCGCTCCACTCTCCCACCCCCTGACGACATCCCCGACCTCGGGTCCGCCCGAAGCGAATTGCTGCTGCTCATCGACCGGTTCGGGACGGCTCTGGAGTCCCGCGTGGGCGGGGCGATGAACGCGCTGATGAACGAGCTGGACCACGACCAGGCCCAGGTCTTCAAGGAGTTCGTGGTCGAGCGGGTCTTCGACCCGACCAAGGCGGCCACCCTCGCGATCCTGCGCCGCGGCGAACTGCGCGGTGACGTCCGGCCCGGCGCGGCCAACCCGCTGGTCGCCGACGTCGCCCCCGCGATGCTGATGTACCGGGTGAAGGTCTGCGACGGTCGGCTCGGCGAGGGCTTCGGCGTCGAGCTGGTGGACGAGGTGCTGCTGCCCATGGTCCGACGGTAG
- a CDS encoding ribonuclease HII: MPVVPPTHSVERSLRRAGAQVVVGLDEVGRGSWAGPVTVGAAVTGLRKPPEGLTDSKLLTERRRDALAPLLADWVTAYALGHASAGECDELGMTAALRLAALRALEALPVRPDAVILDGKHDYLGGPWQVRTVIKGDQSCICVSAASVLAKVHRDALMAEIGESHPEYGFADNAGYPSPVHRAALEELGPTEHHRLSWSYLDALPMWRHLKRERTPAGADEQLTLGF; the protein is encoded by the coding sequence ATGCCTGTCGTTCCCCCGACCCACTCCGTCGAGCGCTCGCTGCGCCGGGCCGGCGCCCAGGTGGTCGTCGGCCTCGACGAGGTCGGGCGAGGTTCCTGGGCGGGCCCGGTCACGGTCGGCGCGGCGGTCACCGGACTGCGCAAGCCGCCGGAGGGGCTCACCGACTCCAAGCTGCTCACCGAACGCCGCCGGGACGCCCTCGCCCCGCTGCTCGCGGACTGGGTGACCGCCTACGCCCTCGGCCACGCCTCGGCCGGGGAATGCGACGAACTCGGCATGACGGCCGCCCTGCGACTGGCGGCCCTCCGGGCGCTGGAGGCCCTGCCGGTGCGCCCCGACGCGGTGATCCTCGACGGGAAGCACGACTACCTCGGCGGGCCCTGGCAGGTGCGGACGGTGATCAAGGGCGACCAGTCCTGCATCTGCGTCTCGGCCGCCTCGGTGCTCGCCAAGGTCCACCGGGACGCCCTGATGGCCGAGATCGGCGAGAGCCACCCCGAGTACGGCTTCGCGGACAACGCCGGGTACCCGTCGCCGGTGCACCGGGCCGCGCTGGAGGAACTCGGTCCGACCGAGCACCACCGGCTCTCCTGGTCCTACCTGGACGCGCTGCCCATGTGGCGCCACCTGAAGCGTGAACGGACCCCGGCCGGCGCGGACGAGCAGCTCACGCTGGGCTTCTGA
- a CDS encoding DUF4192 domain-containing protein: MNEEHGTPHPDPIPGHQPVRMRGPADMAELLPYLLGFFPDDSIVAVGLQGADLRQGGVIRLDIPEAPADWPRAAAETAALLVRLSERRDQRPEQVLLYLCRDPEEGDTRPVLGTLGPLAEALRTAFEAKGVGVKESLCVSGGRWWSFLCRRAGCCEPSGNPVQQDRGPGPVVAAATFAGLAPRGSRKAIVAGLAPMGEPGAGPQRLAIEQALRRSAAGGGAARERAGRLLDEVMAEFLAGAREIDERRTALLLVGLQDKTLRDRAAEYAEPAELGAAQRLWRFLAGRCVIPFDGYAAAPLTLLAWTSWLADDLATARVVLGLVLRLDPDYLLAQLLHESLNGGLAPEQLLEGVRAERARRAATAPSPSTGAASGAGERGPRPGRWSLPTPPPGPEAPHDDEEAPTGPDQGRGPGPASGASARTGRPEPVGRRLPGRARAAVRRRRRAAEVPPGPGHRCRARGTAARS; the protein is encoded by the coding sequence ATGAACGAAGAACACGGCACACCGCACCCGGACCCGATCCCCGGCCACCAGCCGGTGAGGATGCGCGGCCCCGCCGACATGGCCGAGCTGCTTCCCTATCTCCTCGGATTCTTCCCCGACGACAGCATCGTCGCCGTCGGCCTGCAGGGCGCGGACCTGCGCCAGGGCGGGGTGATCCGGCTCGACATCCCCGAAGCACCCGCGGACTGGCCGCGGGCCGCCGCCGAGACGGCCGCCCTCCTCGTCCGGCTCTCCGAACGGCGCGACCAACGGCCCGAGCAGGTGCTGCTCTACCTGTGCCGCGATCCCGAGGAGGGGGACACCCGGCCCGTCCTCGGCACGCTCGGACCGCTGGCGGAGGCCCTGCGGACGGCCTTCGAGGCGAAGGGCGTGGGCGTCAAGGAGTCGCTGTGCGTCTCCGGCGGCCGCTGGTGGTCCTTCCTCTGCCGACGGGCGGGCTGTTGCGAGCCCTCGGGCAATCCCGTCCAGCAGGACCGGGGGCCGGGCCCGGTGGTCGCCGCGGCGACCTTCGCCGGCCTCGCCCCGCGCGGCAGCCGCAAGGCGATCGTGGCCGGCCTGGCGCCGATGGGCGAGCCCGGCGCGGGGCCCCAGCGGCTGGCGATCGAACAGGCGCTGCGGCGGTCGGCCGCCGGCGGCGGGGCGGCCCGAGAGCGGGCGGGCCGGCTCCTCGACGAGGTGATGGCGGAGTTCCTGGCGGGCGCGCGGGAGATCGACGAGCGGCGGACGGCCCTGCTGCTGGTCGGGCTCCAGGACAAGACCCTGCGCGACCGGGCCGCCGAGTACGCCGAACCCGCGGAGCTCGGGGCGGCCCAACGGCTGTGGCGGTTCCTGGCCGGACGCTGCGTGATCCCCTTCGACGGCTACGCCGCGGCTCCGCTGACCCTGCTGGCCTGGACGTCCTGGCTGGCTGACGACCTCGCGACCGCCCGGGTGGTGCTGGGTCTGGTGCTCCGGCTCGACCCGGACTACCTGCTGGCCCAGCTGCTCCACGAGTCCTTGAACGGCGGCCTCGCCCCGGAGCAGCTCCTGGAGGGCGTGCGGGCCGAACGGGCCAGGAGGGCCGCCACCGCGCCGAGCCCGTCGACCGGGGCGGCCTCCGGCGCGGGGGAGCGGGGCCCGCGACCGGGGCGCTGGTCGCTGCCGACGCCGCCCCCGGGGCCGGAGGCACCGCACGACGACGAGGAGGCCCCGACCGGGCCGGACCAGGGACGGGGCCCCGGGCCTGCATCGGGCGCGTCGGCGCGGACCGGTCGGCCGGAGCCCGTGGGGCGCCGACTGCCGGGCCGGGCCAGGGCGGCGGTCCGCCGGCGGCGCAGGGCCGCCGAGGTCCCGCCCGGTCCCGGGCACCGGTGCCGGGCCCGTGGCACGGCGGCGAGGTCGTGA
- a CDS encoding alpha/beta fold hydrolase has translation MSTASRLPGIVTTDHVFHLPLDHAVPQGERIDVYAREVVAAGREDDDLPWLLFLQGGPGGKAGRPLGRDGWLVRALDDFRVLLLDQRGTGRSTPATRQTLARRGGPQAQADYLASFRADAIVRDAELIRRLLLGEDRRWSLLGQSFGGFCALTYLSLAPEGLREVFITGGLAGLRSSADDVYRSAYPRVRGKNEAHYARYPGDVEAVRRIAAHLADAPATLPDGGLLTVEAFQALGMMLGSGTGSHVLHYLLEEAWVEGPAGPELSDTFLAEAQAKLSFAQNPLYAVLHESIYGQRSVDPAGTAWAAERVRKEFPGFDARAALAAEEPVLFTGEMIYPWMFETDPALRPLAETARLLAERTDWPDLYSLERLAANAVPVAAAVYHDDMYVDTADSLATARAVRGLQPWITNEWEHDGLRVSGGKVLDRLIGMARGEL, from the coding sequence ATGTCCACCGCCAGCCGGCTGCCCGGGATCGTCACGACCGACCACGTCTTCCACCTGCCGCTCGACCACGCCGTGCCCCAGGGCGAGCGGATCGACGTGTACGCCCGGGAGGTGGTCGCGGCCGGCCGTGAGGACGACGACCTGCCCTGGCTGCTCTTCCTCCAGGGCGGCCCCGGCGGCAAGGCCGGGCGCCCGCTCGGCCGTGACGGCTGGCTGGTCCGGGCCCTCGACGACTTCCGGGTGCTGCTGCTGGACCAGCGCGGGACCGGCCGCTCCACGCCGGCCACCCGGCAGACCCTGGCCCGCCGTGGCGGGCCGCAGGCGCAGGCCGACTACCTGGCGTCCTTCCGGGCCGACGCGATCGTCCGGGACGCCGAGCTGATCCGCCGTCTGCTGCTGGGCGAGGACCGGCGCTGGAGCCTGCTCGGGCAGAGCTTCGGCGGCTTCTGCGCCCTCACCTACCTCTCGCTCGCCCCGGAGGGCCTGCGCGAGGTCTTCATCACCGGCGGCCTGGCCGGCCTGCGCAGTTCCGCCGACGACGTGTACCGCTCGGCCTACCCCCGGGTACGCGGGAAGAACGAGGCGCACTACGCCCGCTATCCGGGGGACGTCGAGGCCGTCCGGCGGATCGCCGCCCACCTGGCCGACGCCCCCGCCACCCTGCCGGACGGCGGGCTGCTCACCGTCGAGGCCTTCCAGGCCCTGGGCATGATGCTCGGCTCGGGAACGGGCTCGCACGTCCTGCACTACCTGCTGGAGGAGGCCTGGGTCGAGGGACCGGCGGGGCCGGAGCTCTCGGACACCTTCCTGGCCGAGGCGCAGGCCAAGCTCTCCTTCGCGCAGAACCCGCTCTACGCGGTGCTGCACGAGTCGATCTACGGCCAGCGCTCGGTGGACCCGGCGGGGACGGCCTGGGCGGCCGAGCGGGTCCGCAAGGAGTTCCCCGGCTTCGACGCCCGGGCAGCCCTGGCCGCCGAGGAGCCGGTGCTCTTCACCGGCGAGATGATCTACCCCTGGATGTTCGAGACCGACCCGGCTCTGCGCCCGCTCGCGGAGACGGCCCGGCTGCTCGCCGAGCGCACCGACTGGCCCGACCTGTACAGCCTCGAACGGCTGGCCGCCAACGCAGTCCCGGTGGCCGCCGCCGTCTACCACGACGACATGTACGTGGACACCGCCGACTCCCTGGCGACCGCGCGTGCGGTCCGCGGCCTGCAGCCCTGGATCACCAACGAGTGGGAGCACGACGGCCTGCGGGTGAGCGGCGGCAAGGTGCTGGACCGCCTGATCGGGATGGCGCGCGGCGAGCTCTGA
- a CDS encoding amylo-alpha-1,6-glucosidase codes for MTATRPPQAAPAESVVGAPRPAGRPDHAPRPAPGPARPQPPAAHHAVVCVNAPAMAASGPDGQLRGHGLHGFYRSGIRVLARLELRLGGIEPLPLQGTLTSAAEARFLGAVRLPGDPDPDPALTVERLRHADGVETVTVRNTGSRPARLPLELAMGTDLGPMTEIAAGLRSPDLPSQVQSAGLRWAGQTHSATVTAKPSPHAVLAGAGVLRWDLEVQPGARWSVELRTELEISGPGPRPPGGRGTGVPLPWAEAEVRCDDPRAEQLVPRSLDALSRLLLADPDRPTDLYAASGAPWRFGLAPADALWAARLTLPLGTRLAAGTLRALARRQQPAGGPGQRPEGLLPGALRHAGPELPPSCTATEATLLFVTVLAEAWRWGLPRQEVAELLPAVERALGTLRAGLVDGFVTDLSRPVEDRSANPPAARSEVQAQAVRAALHGADLLEAFGRPGAEEWRDWAAALRSRFRERFWIDDLSGGRPAAALAVGGRPLPAVASSLVHLLDLGLSSDGGRHEGLLDREQTRMVAQRLAAPELDCGWGLRTLSAKSPRFNPLGHRSGAVRVHETALAIGGMAEAGFEREAGALLEGLLGASAFLEGRLPEMYAGEQRIAGCPPVPHPAACRPAAVSAAGAVHAVLTLAGVRPDVPAGRVLVRPASTAPLGELQLTGLRVAGEPFSVRVSRIGVAVVEEASADLQLGAR; via the coding sequence GTGACCGCCACGAGGCCACCCCAGGCCGCGCCGGCCGAGAGCGTGGTCGGCGCACCGAGACCCGCCGGCCGGCCCGACCACGCGCCCCGCCCGGCCCCGGGCCCGGCACGCCCCCAGCCACCCGCCGCCCATCACGCGGTGGTCTGCGTCAACGCACCCGCGATGGCGGCCTCCGGTCCGGACGGTCAGCTGCGCGGCCACGGCCTGCACGGCTTCTACCGTTCGGGCATCCGTGTGCTGGCCCGCCTGGAGCTGCGGCTCGGCGGCATCGAGCCGCTGCCGCTCCAGGGCACCCTCACGTCGGCCGCCGAGGCCCGCTTCCTCGGCGCGGTGCGCCTGCCCGGTGACCCGGACCCGGATCCGGCCCTGACCGTCGAGCGGCTGCGGCACGCCGACGGGGTGGAGACGGTCACGGTCCGCAACACCGGCAGCCGGCCGGCCCGGCTCCCGCTGGAGCTGGCGATGGGCACCGACCTGGGCCCGATGACCGAGATCGCCGCCGGCCTGCGCTCACCCGACCTCCCCAGCCAGGTGCAGTCCGCCGGGCTCCGCTGGGCCGGCCAGACGCACAGCGCGACCGTGACGGCCAAGCCCTCGCCGCACGCCGTCCTGGCCGGGGCCGGTGTCCTGCGGTGGGACCTGGAGGTCCAGCCGGGAGCCAGGTGGTCCGTCGAGCTCCGCACCGAGCTGGAGATCTCCGGTCCGGGCCCGCGGCCGCCGGGCGGCCGGGGGACAGGCGTTCCGCTGCCGTGGGCCGAGGCCGAGGTGCGCTGCGACGACCCCCGCGCCGAGCAGCTCGTCCCGCGGTCCCTGGACGCCCTGAGCCGCTTGCTGCTGGCCGACCCCGACCGCCCCACCGACCTGTACGCCGCCTCCGGCGCGCCCTGGCGGTTCGGCCTCGCCCCCGCCGACGCCCTCTGGGCCGCCCGGCTGACCCTGCCGCTCGGCACCCGTCTCGCGGCCGGCACGCTCCGGGCGCTGGCCCGCCGCCAGCAGCCCGCCGGCGGGCCCGGCCAGCGCCCCGAGGGGCTGCTGCCCGGCGCCCTGCGGCACGCCGGGCCCGAACTCCCGCCCTCCTGCACGGCGACCGAGGCCACCCTGCTGTTCGTCACGGTGCTGGCCGAGGCCTGGCGCTGGGGCCTGCCCCGGCAGGAGGTGGCCGAGCTGCTCCCGGCGGTCGAGCGGGCGCTCGGCACGCTGCGGGCCGGTCTCGTCGACGGCTTCGTCACGGACCTCAGCCGCCCGGTGGAGGACCGCTCGGCGAACCCGCCGGCGGCCCGGAGCGAGGTGCAGGCCCAGGCCGTGCGGGCCGCCCTGCACGGGGCGGACCTGCTGGAGGCCTTCGGCCGCCCGGGCGCCGAGGAGTGGCGCGACTGGGCGGCGGCCCTGCGGTCGCGGTTCCGCGAGAGGTTCTGGATCGACGACCTCTCCGGCGGCCGCCCCGCCGCGGCACTGGCGGTCGGCGGCCGTCCGTTGCCGGCGGTGGCGTCCTCCCTGGTGCACCTGCTGGACCTCGGGCTCTCCTCGGACGGCGGCCGGCACGAGGGTCTGCTCGACCGCGAGCAGACCCGGATGGTGGCGCAGCGCCTCGCCGCGCCGGAGCTGGACTGCGGCTGGGGCCTGCGCACCCTCAGCGCCAAGTCGCCGCGCTTCAATCCGCTGGGCCACCGGAGCGGCGCGGTGCGGGTCCATGAGACGGCCCTGGCCATCGGGGGCATGGCCGAGGCCGGCTTCGAACGGGAGGCCGGCGCACTGCTCGAAGGCCTGCTCGGCGCGTCCGCCTTCCTGGAGGGCAGGCTCCCGGAGATGTACGCGGGGGAGCAGCGGATCGCCGGCTGCCCGCCGGTACCGCATCCGGCGGCCTGCCGCCCGGCGGCCGTCTCGGCGGCCGGGGCGGTCCACGCGGTGCTCACCCTGGCCGGCGTCCGCCCCGACGTCCCGGCCGGCCGGGTGCTGGTCAGGCCGGCCAGTACGGCGCCCCTGGGTGAACTGCAGCTCACCGGACTTCGGGTCGCGGGGGAGCCGTTCTCGGTGCGGGTGAGCCGGATCGGCGTCGCGGTCGTGGAGGAGGCGTCGGCCGATCTTCAGCTCGGCGCCCGCTGA
- a CDS encoding NUDIX hydrolase encodes MSRYDPSAFPPFAVTVDLVVLTVRDHALCALLVRRGEPPFQGYWALPGGFVRLDEGLAEAASRELAEETGLRAHSAPEHGSVGAHLEQLATYGHPQRDPRMRVVSVAYLVLAPDLPTPRPGGDASSARWAPVAELLGGNPADGVPLAFDHGLILADGVERARSKIEYSSLATAFCSTEFTVGELRRVYEAVWGVSLDPRNFHRKVTGTPGFLLPSGGTTTRQGGRPAQLFTAGGATDLNPPMLRPES; translated from the coding sequence ATGTCGCGTTATGACCCGTCGGCCTTCCCCCCGTTCGCTGTCACGGTCGACCTGGTGGTGCTGACGGTGCGGGACCACGCGCTCTGTGCCCTGCTGGTGCGACGGGGCGAGCCGCCCTTCCAGGGGTACTGGGCGCTGCCCGGTGGCTTCGTGCGCCTCGACGAAGGCCTCGCCGAGGCCGCCTCGCGGGAGCTGGCCGAGGAGACCGGACTGCGGGCCCACTCCGCCCCCGAGCACGGCTCGGTCGGGGCCCACCTGGAGCAGCTCGCGACGTACGGACACCCCCAGCGCGACCCCCGGATGCGGGTGGTCAGCGTCGCGTACCTGGTGCTCGCACCGGACCTGCCGACCCCTCGCCCGGGCGGGGACGCCAGCAGCGCGCGGTGGGCGCCGGTGGCGGAACTGCTCGGCGGCAACCCGGCCGACGGCGTTCCGCTGGCCTTCGACCACGGGCTGATCCTCGCTGACGGGGTCGAGCGAGCCCGGTCCAAGATCGAGTACTCCTCGCTGGCGACGGCCTTCTGCTCGACCGAGTTCACCGTCGGCGAGCTGCGCCGGGTCTACGAGGCCGTCTGGGGCGTCTCCCTGGACCCGCGCAACTTCCACCGCAAGGTCACCGGCACCCCGGGCTTCCTGCTGCCCTCCGGCGGCACGACGACCCGTCAGGGCGGCCGCCCCGCGCAGTTGTTCACCGCCGGCGGCGCCACCGACCTCAACCCGCCGATGCTGCGCCCGGAGTCCTGA